A stretch of DNA from Methanogenium sp. S4BF:
TTGTCCTCACCCTCCAGAAGAACATCCGTATCTGATGCACCATTGGTGATATTCCATTCTTTCGTACCGGCCACCGTTGCATTGAGGGGATCTGTCCCATCAAGGATTTCTACCGCCGATTCTGTGGCATACACCATCTGCACCGTGCTGAAATCAACGGGCGACCCTCCTGCGGCAAGGCCAAGGGTGAACCGAATTGCTTCGATGTCATTGTCATCATCCGCATCAAGACCGTACACATCCCCGATGATTTCCATACTGGATGACGCCATGTCAACACTCGTATAGACAACTTCCTGAGATTTCTGTGTGGTGAAGAAACCAGCGCCC
This window harbors:
- a CDS encoding flagellin; this encodes MKQNRNKDEGFTGLEAAIVLIAFVVVAAVFSYVVLGAGFFTTQKSQEVVYTSVDMASSSMEIIGDVYGLDADDDNDIEAIRFTLGLAAGGSPVDFSTVQMVYATESAVEILDGTDPLNATVAGTKEWNITNGASDTDVLLEGEDKFTIIAVSTTALGTNTKFNLEIRPSTGAAFGLKRTTPAKIDKVNLLY